The Candidatus Thiothrix anitrata genome includes the window GAATGGTCACGTGTGAACTCCTGATGGATTAAACATATTGTGGTGTTTTTAAACCGCAGTATTCCTGCTGATTATCATTAATGTACAAGATTGGTGCTAGTATTGTGATACTTTAAAAGGAGTTTTGCATGAAGTTATACAGAAAATTATCTTACGTAGGGCTGCTGGGTTTGACGTTATTATTATCCGCTTGTGTCGGGATTCCAGATGGTATAACGCCGGTGGCAGGCTTCCAAGTCGAGCGTTATTTGGGTAAATGGTACGAGGTGGCGCGGCTGGATCATTCCTTCGAGCGTGGTTTGGAGCAGGTAACAGCAGAATACAGCACGCGTGAGGATGGTGATATTCGCGTCATCAACCGGGGTTACAACACCAGCAAGCAGAAGTGGGAAGAGGCGGAAGGCCGCGCCAAGTTCGTGGGATCGAAAGACGTGGGGCAACTCAAAGTATCGTTCTTTGGCCCCTTCTACGGCGGTTACAACATTGTGGAACTCGACTCGAATTACCAATATGTGATGATCGTTGGCAATGACCGCGATTACCTGTGGATTCTGTCACGCACGCCGAAACTGGATGCAGCCGTGCAACAGCGTTTGGTGGAAAAGGCCAAAAGCCTTGGGTTTGCAACCGACAAGCTGATTTTTGTGAAGCAAGTAATGCCCAGTAAATAGGAGGATTCCATGCAACCCAAACGTGCTTTGCCGAAAGTGATGTGGTGGTTAGGTTATGGTGGCTTAGTGCCATTTTTTGTTTTGAGCGTGGTGCTATTGCTGGGTTCTGATGTGCCGCTGTTGGAAGGTGTGCGGCTGGATTGGTGGCTAGCGGCGTATGCGGCGATTATTTTGAGTTTCCTTGGCGCAGTCCACTGGGGCGCGGCATTGGGAATGCAGGATGCGTTGAGTGAACGTGAACTCGGTAAGTTGTTGCTTTATAGCGTTGTGCCATCGGTTTTGGCATGGTTTGCCTTGCTGCTGCCAGCCAACATCACACTGTTGGTCATGGCAAGTTTGGTTATAGGGGCTTATGTGGTTGATCGCCTGTTATTATTTCCCAAACTGGATTCTAATTATGCTAACTTGCGCCTGCATTTGACAGTGGTGGTAAGCTTGTTACTGATAGCTGCGGCGACGGCATGATTATTGCCGCCAAAAATCACGACTTTAGGAGTATCAACAATGAATAAGATGCCTTCACTCAACGTTCTCGGTACAGAACTTGACTCATCATGCGTGCTTGCAGATATTGTCACTGGACGATTTGAAGCAGCACGCTGTCGACTTGTCGTGAGCATTTTCATACGATGCCAGCCGATCTTTAAGCGCGGTTATTTTTTCCTGTAATGCTACCACTTCACTGACATCTTTTTGCACGCCGATGTAATACATAATGCCGTCTTCTGCATCGAAATAAGGGCTGATACTGAGATCATTCCAGAACAGACTGCCGTCTTTGCGGTAGTTGCGTAATACCGCTCGTACTGGTCTTTCGGTTTCGATAGCCGTGCGTATTAATGCGATAGCGGCTTGCTCATGGTCGTTGCCTTGCAGAAAGCGACAATCTTTATAGAGGCATTCTTCGGCTGTATAACCGGTCATTTTTTCAAAAGCATGGTTCACATACAGCAGGATGGTATCGCTGCCCTCACGTTCGGCAATGGTAATGCCGTGTTCTGCATGATCCAGCAATGCTTGCAGCAGGTCTGGACGAATCGCTGGTTCTGTAGGCATATCCCTCATTTTGTGGCTCCTTGTATCTGGATGAAACCGAATCATACTCAAGTCAATGCGGTTGCGCTATCACCGTCCTTAACAGTCGTTGAGCGTGATGACAATCACCGCGTCGGGCTTAGGTTTTACGGCGGTTATCATGGCTATTGGGTGCTTGTTGGGGCTTGTGTAATAATTCGCAGAAGACAATACGATCGAGGTGTACGTATGTTGAAATCCTTGAAGTCGACCGCATTCCATCGCCCCGTGATGCAGTAATACGATGTCAAAGCAACGATTAGCATGGTTGGTGGGGGCGAGTTCTGGTATTGGGCAGGCATTAGCCTTTGCCCTCGCTGACGATGGTTGGCGCGTGGCAATCAGTGCGCGTCGCCTTGAGCCGTTGCAAGCGATGCAAACGCGCCACCCTTCCTTAACACCTTACCCGTTGGATGTGAACGATGCGCAAAGTTTGCACGCGGCGGTAGCCGCAATCACCCGTGAATTGGGCGATATTGAGCTGTGTGTGCTGAATGCAGGGGATTACACCCCAATGCCACTGGATGATTTTGACCCGGCGTTATTTCGTAAATTGTGCGAAGTGAATTACTTGGGCGTGGTCAATGGGCTGGATGCGCTGTTACCCTTGATGTTAGCGCGGGGGCGTGGGCAAATCTTGCTGACGGCGAGTATTGCCGGGTATCGCGGTTTGCCCAAATCTGCACCCTACAGTGCGAGTAAAGCGGCGGTGATCAGCTTGGCGGAATCGTTGCATCTGGAATTAAAAGCGCGGGGTGTATTGTTGCGGGTGGTTAACCCCGGTTTTGTGCGTTCGCCGTTGACGGATAAAAACGACTTCAAAATGCCGTTTTTGATGGAAGCAGAGGATGCAGCGCAAGCGATTATGCGTGATTTGCCGCGCCAGAATTTCGAGATTGCCTTTCCGAAACGCTTTGCGTATTTGATGAAACTGCTGCGTATCTTGCCGTATTGGTTGTATTTCAAACTGACGAAGGGGGCTGCGTAATGGAGCACGTGGAGCGTTATTTGCAGACCTTTACGACCTTGCAGGCAGATGGCTTGGAACGTTTGGCGGGGATTTTTGCGGCGGATGCGCGGTTCAAAGACCCGTTTAATGATGTGCGCGGCTTGGCGGCAATTACGCGGATTTTTGCGCACATGTTTGCGACCACCCAGCATTCACGCTTTATGATTGTGGATCACGCGCTGGCGGGGAATACGCTGTTTATTCGCTGGGATTACCATTTTCAAACCTTGAAAGGCGAGCGTTGGGAAATCCCCGGTACGAGCGTGGTGCGTTTCAATGCGGCGGGCTTGGCGGTGGAACATGTGGATTATTGGGATCCGGCGGAACATATTTACAGCAAGTTGCCCGTGTTGGGGTGGGGGATGCGTTGGTTGCGGGGCAAGTTGACGGCGAGTTAATGCTCCATTGAAGTAAAGGATGGACGTATGTTGATGCTTGGTTTATCTTCCTTTTTTTATGAGGATTTATATGCCATCATCCGTTGATTTCGAGCTGCGGAGCTACATGTGCATTGGTTAGGTCAAGAATGAAACATCATTTTATTGAGACAATTGTCAGGCTTCGTCTCTTGGTTGGTTTTCTTGGCGAAAAAAATCAGGCTAACTGGTGGATGAGTAACTTCATCAACCGCTCAAGCGATGCCTTTTTGCTCCCCATCTACCCCCGCACTACTTTACTGGCACAATATCATGGTGTTTGTGAGGCTGCTTTGTTAGTGCATGATGAGCATATCGGCGTGGGCAATACCTATCATCTTTATCGCTTACCAAACTCGATTGAGCGCGTAGTTGCCGAAAGCATTCGGGATAATAGCGGCAGTGCTACTTTAAAGGATAAATTATCGGATAAGGATGCTGCGCTTACCGCCTTACAGGCGTTTGCCCATACGACTGTTGAAAAAGCCGAAGGGCCGGTGGCGATTGGTGTTTTTCAGGATGCCGCCTTGGAAAATTTGCTAGCGGTGTCAGCCGCACATTACTTGCAAGCCTTCCGCGAAAACTACCAATGCTTTCCGTATATGAGGCAAGCCTAGTGCAGCAGGTTTTGCCTCCCTATACTACTCAATTGGGCGCAGGGCTTGGTTTGGTTGAAGAAACCAAACTGCTGTTATCGCTATATGAACTGGGTATATCTACTGCTGACCTTTATGATAAGGCATTGGATTCTGGGTTGTTTCCACTAGTGTCTGCGCGGCGTTTGCGCAATATTGTGGTTGAGTGTTTTGCTCCCCGCTATCTGAAAACACAGGCAGCGGAATATCTGCAATTGCTGGTTCCACATCTGCCCTCGGCGGCAATCAATCAGCTTTTTCTATTTTATACCGCACAAGCCAACAGCATTTTGCAAGACTTTATCCACGAGGTTTACTGGGCGCGTTACACCAGTGGACGGAATACATTGAGTGCTGAAGACGCTAAAGATTTCGTTGCCCATGCGGTGCGGGAAGGTAAAACGCAAAAACCTTGGTCTGACTCGACCATCCAGCGGGTATCATCCTATTTGCTAGGGTGTTGCGCCGATTATGGCTTGCTCTCCGCGAATCGTAGTACCCAACGCACCATTCAACCCATGCGGGTATATGATTCAACTGTGCTATACCTAGCTTATCAACTGCACTTTTCCGGGTTGGGTGACAATGCGGTGATCCAGCATGACAGTTGGGGGCTATTTGGGCTGGAAACCGCCGATGTGCGCGAAGCATTCAAGCGGCTGGCGAAAAACAACTGGATGATTGTGCAATCTGCGGGCGATGTGACCCGCATAAGCTGGTCATTCAAGACAATGAAGGAAGTGGTAGATGTCATCACTCAAAACTAATTTCAACGAACTGGTGGAGCGGCTCAAAACAGGGCGGGAAGTGGGGCACGCCAGTTTCGAGCCAATCTTTTACCTAGTGTTTCATCCGACCGAGATTCTGGACGTGAAACGCAACCTGCCAGCTTGGGAATCACGTTTACATAATGAAGGTTGGAATGTCCATAAATTCTCGGTGGCACAAGCCATTCAGGAGATTCTGGATACCGCACCCTTGAAAAAAATCTGGCTGGCTGCGGATGCCAAAGCACCGTTGCAATGGGGGAAAACCAATAAGTCACTGGCGAATGCTTTGACGAATGGTTCTTTGCAAAACCGGCTTGAAGCGGTGCTTGCCAGTTTGGAAGGGCAGGCAAACAACATTTTGCTGGTGACAGACATTGAGGCGCTGCATCCTTACTTGCGGATTGGTTCGATCGAGAACCTGCTACACGGTAGGTTCCATGTGCCAACCGTGTTTTTCTATCCCGGTGTGCGTACCGGGAATACTCGCTTGAAATTTTTGGGCTTCTATCCAGAAGACGGCAATTACCGTTCTGTCCACGTTGGTGGTTGAATAACAGGGGAACACCATGGAAATCAAAACATTATTCGCCAACGACAAAGACATCTACCGCACTATTGAGAAGGTCATTACCTATGGCGTTTCCCAAGAGCAACGCTTGAAAGCGGAAATCTCCGAGTATGTGGTGACGGAAAGCATCGAAGAGCAGTTTGAAAAGCTACTCAGCAAAATGCAACTGGCGATGGAGGCGGGTGGGGAGAATGAAGTCGGTGTATGGGTTTCCGGCTTCTACGGTTCGGGTAAAAGCTCGTTTACCAAGTATCTGGGGTTGGCGTTTGATGACAATATCAGGATTGACGGCATTCCGTTCATTCAGCATCTGCAAGACCGCTTGAAGAAATCCACCACCAAAGCCTTGCTGAATACCGTTGCCAAGCGTTTCCCCGCCGCCGTGCTGATGCTTGACCTGGCCAGTGAACAGGTGGCTGGGGCGACGATGGAAGAAGTTTCCACCGTGCTGTATTACAAGGTGCTGCAATGGGCGGGTTATTCACGCAACCTGAAAGTAGCCGCTTTTGAACGCAAATTGCAAAAAGAAGGCCGCCATGCCGAATTCCTGCAACTGTTTCACGAGCATACCGGCGGGGAAGAATGGCAAAACTACCGTAACGACGAATTGGTGGTGGATAGCCTGATCCCTGAAATTGCCCACCAAATGTATCCGGGCTTATTCAAAACCGCCAATTCGTTCTCAACCGAAACCAGCGAAGTAATCCGCTTTGAAAATGACAGGGTGGGGGAAATGCTGGAAATTGCCCGTGAGGCCACTGGCAAAGAGTACATTATTTTCATTATCGACGAGGTGGGGCAATACGTTGGCTCCCGTCAAAATCTAATCCTGAACTTGGATGGCTTGGCGAAAAACCT containing:
- a CDS encoding lipocalin family protein, translating into MKLYRKLSYVGLLGLTLLLSACVGIPDGITPVAGFQVERYLGKWYEVARLDHSFERGLEQVTAEYSTREDGDIRVINRGYNTSKQKWEEAEGRAKFVGSKDVGQLKVSFFGPFYGGYNIVELDSNYQYVMIVGNDRDYLWILSRTPKLDAAVQQRLVEKAKSLGFATDKLIFVKQVMPSK
- a CDS encoding DUF3429 domain-containing protein; the encoded protein is MQPKRALPKVMWWLGYGGLVPFFVLSVVLLLGSDVPLLEGVRLDWWLAAYAAIILSFLGAVHWGAALGMQDALSERELGKLLLYSVVPSVLAWFALLLPANITLLVMASLVIGAYVVDRLLLFPKLDSNYANLRLHLTVVVSLLLIAAATA
- a CDS encoding PAS domain S-box protein: MRDMPTEPAIRPDLLQALLDHAEHGITIAEREGSDTILLYVNHAFEKMTGYTAEECLYKDCRFLQGNDHEQAAIALIRTAIETERPVRAVLRNYRKDGSLFWNDLSISPYFDAEDGIMYYIGVQKDVSEVVALQEKITALKDRLASYENAHDKSTACCFKSSSDNICKHA
- a CDS encoding SDR family NAD(P)-dependent oxidoreductase; amino-acid sequence: MSKQRLAWLVGASSGIGQALAFALADDGWRVAISARRLEPLQAMQTRHPSLTPYPLDVNDAQSLHAAVAAITRELGDIELCVLNAGDYTPMPLDDFDPALFRKLCEVNYLGVVNGLDALLPLMLARGRGQILLTASIAGYRGLPKSAPYSASKAAVISLAESLHLELKARGVLLRVVNPGFVRSPLTDKNDFKMPFLMEAEDAAQAIMRDLPRQNFEIAFPKRFAYLMKLLRILPYWLYFKLTKGAA
- a CDS encoding nuclear transport factor 2 family protein; protein product: MEHVERYLQTFTTLQADGLERLAGIFAADARFKDPFNDVRGLAAITRIFAHMFATTQHSRFMIVDHALAGNTLFIRWDYHFQTLKGERWEIPGTSVVRFNAAGLAVEHVDYWDPAEHIYSKLPVLGWGMRWLRGKLTAS
- a CDS encoding BrxE family protein, which gives rise to MKHHFIETIVRLRLLVGFLGEKNQANWWMSNFINRSSDAFLLPIYPRTTLLAQYHGVCEAALLVHDEHIGVGNTYHLYRLPNSIERVVAESIRDNSGSATLKDKLSDKDAALTALQAFAHTTVEKAEGPVAIGVFQDAALENLLAVSAAHYLQAFRENYQCFPYMRQA
- a CDS encoding DUF1819 family protein, with protein sequence MQQVLPPYTTQLGAGLGLVEETKLLLSLYELGISTADLYDKALDSGLFPLVSARRLRNIVVECFAPRYLKTQAAEYLQLLVPHLPSAAINQLFLFYTAQANSILQDFIHEVYWARYTSGRNTLSAEDAKDFVAHAVREGKTQKPWSDSTIQRVSSYLLGCCADYGLLSANRSTQRTIQPMRVYDSTVLYLAYQLHFSGLGDNAVIQHDSWGLFGLETADVREAFKRLAKNNWMIVQSAGDVTRISWSFKTMKEVVDVITQN
- a CDS encoding BREX protein BrxB domain-containing protein, giving the protein MSSLKTNFNELVERLKTGREVGHASFEPIFYLVFHPTEILDVKRNLPAWESRLHNEGWNVHKFSVAQAIQEILDTAPLKKIWLAADAKAPLQWGKTNKSLANALTNGSLQNRLEAVLASLEGQANNILLVTDIEALHPYLRIGSIENLLHGRFHVPTVFFYPGVRTGNTRLKFLGFYPEDGNYRSVHVGG